ACCCAGGACGAAATCTCGTTGATGCTCATCTCAGAAAGTTCCTCAAAACCCATCTTGAAAACATCCTTCATCTGGGTTTCAAAAACCATTTGCTGTTCTTCCAAAGTTCCTTCATTCTTACCTAAAAGCATATTGGCAATCATTTCGGAGAACTGCTTTACAATGCGGATGATGTAGTCTTTATCGTGAATCATAAGTTTTGTTTAGGAGTTATAGTTGCAAATGGTTCAGAGTTTCAGTTTAAATTATGTTTAAGAAAATCCGTGTAATCTGTCCGATTCAAAAACACCAGCGTCAATCTGCTCAGTCTGCGGGAGATCAATTACCCAAAAAACAAATACGCCAGTGTAATCGCCGTGATAATCCCCACCAGATCCGCCAATAGCATCGCACCAACAGTATATCTCGTGTTTTTAATGGCCACCGCGCCAAAATACACCGCAATCACATAAAAAGTAGTATCCGAACTGCCCTGTAAAACACCTGCCAATCTGGAGGGAAACGAATCTGGTCCGAACGTCGTCATCGTATCCACCATCATTCCTCTGGCGCCGGAACCGGAAAGCGGCTTGATGAGCGCTGTCGGAAGTCCATCCACAAATCTCGTGTCCGCCCCGGCAACATCGGCAATCCATTTCATACCGTCGATAATCACCTCAAAAACACCGGAAGTCCTTAAAAGTGAGATCGCAATGAGCATTCCCACCAAATACGGAATAATTTTCACTGAGGTCCAGAATCCTTCTTTTGCCCCTTCAATAAAGGAATCGAAAACGTCGATTTTCTTGTAAACGCCACCCAAAACAATGGCAAAAAATATCAACAGGATAATTCCGTTGCTTAATACCTTTGAAAATTCTGCCAATTCAGACTGATTCAGTTTTAATAAAAACACCACCAAGGCCGCGATAACGGCAGAGATCCCGCCCACATAAGCCAAAACAACGGGCTGAAACAAATTGATTTTCTGTTTGATGGAAACAATAATCATCGCCGCCATCGTTGCAGCAAAAGTCGCAATGAGGCACGGCAGGAAAATATCGGTGGGGTTTTCCGCGCCCATACTGGCACGGATGGCGATAATCGACACGGGAATTAAAGTTAAACCACTGGCGTGAAGTGCCAGAAACATAATCTGGGCGTTGCTTGCGGTATCTTTGGATGGATTCAGTGTCTGCAGGCTTTCCATTGCCTTCAACCCAAAAGGTGTTGCGGCATTATCCAAACCTAACAGATTTGCGCTGAAATTCAGCATCATATGTCCGAAAGAAGGGTGGTTTTTAGGAATTTCGGGAAAAAGTTTCGAGAAAAACGGCTGAATTAACCTTGAAAGCAAATTGATGCCGCCGGCTTTTTCAGCAATGCTCATAAAGCCCATAAAAAGCGTCATGATTCCAATCAATCCCAGGCAGATTTTTACCGCGGTTTCGGAGGTTCCAATCACGCCGTCGGCAGCTGAAACACGGTAAACCTGAACATTCTGTTTCAGCGAATCGGTTTTGTAACTGATGTGGCTTTCAGTATAATCGGCTTTTTTCAGAAGGTTCTGCTGTATTTGAGGACTGAGTTCAGCCATCGGTCTGGTCGCAATCTGCACGGTATCGCCGCCCTTGCCGACCACCATATCATTGTAAATGTCTTTATAATTCGGCGAAAAGAGATACTTAATACTTGCCACCACAATGGCCACGATAATAAATGCCGACCAAATTCTGCTTAAAACCATTCCGAAAAATTTAAGTAAAAATAAAGAATTGGAGTGAATTCACGAAGGTTTTTCTTGTTCCAATTATTAAAAGATTTGTGAATAATCTTTGGCTTTTTTGCAGAATTGTGTCAAATATCACATTCCTTCTCATCCAGATTCTACATTTTCAATTAAAAACTTTCGTAACTTTAGTTTTCCAAAAATTCAAATGCACACCATTTCTTTTTTGCAGCTCAAGAAAATAATTTAAAATAATACATACTATGAGTGCAACAACCAAAGATCTACGGAATGTGGTTTTGCTGGGTCACTCCGACAGCGGTAAAACTACGCTTATAGAGACGATGTTATACGAGGGCGGGGCCATCAGGCGCCGCGGTTCTGTGGAAGGGCAGAACATGGTCGGCGATTTTACGGATATTGAGCACGAAAAAGGCAAAACCATTTTCTCGCACCAGATGTTCGTGAACTGGAAAAACAACAAGATCAATATTATAGACACGCCGGGATTCGACGATTTTGTAGGCGAAGTGGTTTCTTCCCTCAAGGTTGCAGATACGGCGCTCATTGTTTTAAACGCCGCTGCGGGCGTGGAAGTGGGTACCGAACTGGTGTGGGAATATGTTGAAAAATACAAAACTCCTGCAATTTTTGTCATCAACCAGATGGATCATCCTAAAGCAGATTTCGAGACCACTTTAACTCAGGCAAAAGAACGTTTTGGCAGCAAACTCGTGCCGGTTCAGTATCCTTTAAATTCCGGGGAAGGCTTCAACAAAATTGTGGATGCTTTGCGGATGGTGATGTACGAGTTCCCTAAAGACGGCGGAAAACCGGAGAAAAAACCCATTCCTGAAAGTGAAATGGCGCGCGCCAATGAGATGCACAACGCTTTGGTGGAAATCGCTGCAGAAAACGAGGAAGGTTTAATGGAAAAATATTTCGAAGAAGGTCATCTTTCCGAAGAAGAACTCGCCAAAGGAATTACCATTGCGCTCGCCCACCAGCAGTTTTTCCCTGTTTTTGTGGCTTCCGGACTGAAAGATATGGGCAGCGGAAGAATTATGGGCTTTATCGACGATATCGCACCTTCGCCGATGGACCGGCCAAAACGCGTGATGGAAGACGGCAGCGAAGTGGCTTACGACCCGAATGACAAGACCACGATTTTCATTTATAAAACAACTTCTGAGCCGCAGGTTGGTCTGCTTTCTTATTTTAAAGTATTGAGCGGAACCCTGAAGCCGGGCGATGAACTCATTAACGCGGATAATGGTGAAATTGAGCGCATTTCGCAGTTATTTGTAGCCGAAGGTAAAGACAGAACTCCCGTTAATCAACTGGAAGCCGGAGATTTGGGCGTTACCGTAAAACTAAAATCCGCACACACCAATAATACTTTAAATGCTAGAGGGTTGAACCGGAAAGTCCGTCCGATGGAGTTCCCTGAAAGCCGCGTGAGAAAAGCGGTTTCTGCCGAATCTTCTGCTGAAACCGAGAAACTTTTCGCTGCTTTAAACAAAATTAAAGAAGAAGACCCAACGCTGAAAGTGGATATAGACCACGATACGCACGAAGCCATTCTTGGCGGGCAGGGGCAACTGCACATCGATTTGGTAAAACAGCGTCTGGAAAAAGAATTCGGTGTGAAAATGCAGATGAAAAACCCAAAAGTCTCATACCGCGAGACGATCACCGGAAAAGCAGACGCCGATTACCGGCACAAAAAACAGTCGGGAGGTGCCGGCCAGTTTGGCGAAATTCACATGCGTGTTGAAAATTTCTACGAAGGCATGGAAGACCCGCAAGACTTCAATATCCGCCAGAAAGAGATTGAGGATTTGCCTTGGGGCGGAAAATTGGCCTTTTATTGGTGTATCGTGGGTGGCGCCATCGATTCCAGATATATCGGCGCCATCAAAAAAGGAATTATGTCGCAGATGAAAAACGGCTCTTTGACAGGTTCACCTTGCCAAAATATCCGCGTTTCTGTTTACGACGGCAAAATGCACAGTGTGGACAGTAACGATATTTCTTTCCAGTTGGCAGCATCAGGAGCATTTAAAGAAGCCTTCCAAAACGCAAAGCCGCAGTTGCTTGAGCCAATGTATCACGTAGAAATCCTTTGTCCGAACGATGCTACTGGCGACGTGATGGGCGATTTGCAGGCGCGCCGCGCTGTTATTTCCGGAATGGATTCCGAAGGGCATTATCAGAAAATCATCGCTGAGGTTCCTTTGGCTGAAATGGATGATTATGGTTCCACTCTTCGCCAAATTACCGGTGGGAAAGCGAAATTCTCGATGAGTTTTTCCGATTATAAACTTGTTCCGCCAAATGTACAGCAGGATTTGGTGAAAAAATACACTGCGGAAAGGGTGGACTCGTAAAGGTTTAATCAAAGCTAACCTTAAAATGCCGGAAATATACTTCGGCATTTTTTTAGATCATTTCCTGATTAATAATCTAATTTTGCAGAATGAAAAAACTTGAAACACGGGAAGATATTGAACTTTTGGTCAATACTTTTTACCAAAAGGTTCAGAAAGATGAGACCATTGGTTTTTTCTTCAATGATGTGGCCAAGGTAAACTGGAATGAGCATCTGTCAAAAATGTACAAATTTTGGGAAACGCTGCTTTTCGGACAGATTTCTTACAAAGGAAATCCTATGGCTGCCCATTTTCCAATCAATGAAATGGTTGCGATGGAAAAATACCACTTTGAGCACTGGCTAAAACTGTGGACAGAGACCGTGGAGGAACTCTTCACAGGGGTCAAAGCTGATATGGCGGTGTATAAGGCCAATAACATCTCCCAGCTTATGGCATATAAAATGGAGATGGCGCGACGCCTTTCCTGATTACATAAAGCGTTCGCCTTTCTTGAAGTTCTTTAGGTCGAGTACATAATCTTTGATAAGCTGATCGTTGTCGCGCGGACAGATGAGAAGCGCTTTATCGGTATCGACGATGATGTAGTTTTTCAACCCGTCTATAACAGCGGCTTTATTTTTATTTTTCAGCCTCAGGATATTTCCTTTCGAATTGTACATCAAAACGTTTTTGGAATTCAGGGAATTATTGGAGTCATCTTTTTCTGCATTTTGATACACAGACGTCCACGTTCCAAGGTCGCTCCAGCCGAGGTCTGCCGGTATTACGTAAACATTTTTAGCCTTTTCCAGAATTCCGTTATCGATTGAAATTTTTGCAACTTTCGGATAAATCATGTCAATGCAGTCACCTTCAGCATTAGAATTATATTCGCAATAATTGAATTGCTGAACCATTTCCGGCAGATATTTATCAAATGCCGATAAGATTGATTTACAACTCCATACAAAAATGCCCGCATTCCAAAGGAAGTCGCCACTTTCGATAAACGTTTTGGCGATCTCAAGACTGGGTTTTTCGGTAAAGGTTTTCACTTTAAAGACTTCATCCGTGTCATTCGACAGATACTGAATGTAGCCGTAGCCGGTATCCGGACGCGTTGGTTTGATTCCCAATGTCACCAGGTAATCATTTTCAGAAACAAGTTTGAAAGCCAGCTCTATTTTCGCAATGAATTTTTGCTCCTTCAGGATCAGGTGGTCAGCAGGTAATACGACCAGTTTTGCCTCAGGATTAATTTGGGCAATTTTATTGGCCATGTACAGGTTGCAGGCTGAGGTGTTTTTCATCATGGGTTCGCCCACGATATTTTCTTCCGGAATTTCCGGGAGCTGCAGTGCGCAGAGTCCCACATATTCTTTATTGGTGATTACGAAGATATTTTCTCTCGGGATCAGCTGGCTCACACGGTCATAGGTTTGCTGGATCATCGTTCTCCCCGTACCTAAAATATCCTGAAACTGTTTCGGGAACTTCATGGTACTCATTGGCCAGAAACGGCTACCGATGCCGCCGGCCATTATCACACAATAATTATTTGATGTAGGCATTTTATGGATTTAATTTCTGTACGCTGGCTAAACCTCTGAAGCTGTAAGTTTTGCCATTGTCCAAATTCCTGCAAAGGTAATTTTTTTTTAACTTTTCAATTAAGATATATCTTTGTTTGTTGTAAATGAACTCGTTATGCGGTTCAAGCTCTTCAACAAAAACATGGCCGCCGGCATTATCTTTTAAACGAAAATACCTTACGAGGTCCGGGCTTGCCATGAAGTTTGCTTTTGGCGACTTGGCAAATTCCAGAATTATTTTTTGTAAATCCTGATGGTAGATGGATATGCTTTCGACGAGCATATTCCGAAAGGTTTGTTTCCATTCACTGCCGTGCGGCGCGATCCGGTGGCCAAACTTTTCAAAAGACAGCATATGTGCCAGTTCATGGGTGAGAACAAAGAAAAACAGTTGCGGTTCCAGTGTTGAATTTATCGTAATCTCGTGGCTGTTGTCGCGCAGTTTCCGGTAATCGCCTAATTTTGAATTTCGTTCTCTGGTTATTTTGATGTGGATAAAATACGGTCCAAACCAGTTTTTAAGAAAAGGCAGAGTGTTTTCCGGCAGATATTTCTTTAAAGTTTCAATAGACATTTCTACATCAAATATCCGAAAAAGTTTTATAAAGACAAGGGAATTCCCGCATAGAAATTCAGCAGTTTCAGGCTGAAAAGATAGTTGTATTTCGCCTGTGCCACGGCTCCTTTTGCGCTGGCATGGTTATTTCGGGCGGCATTCAGGTCATAAATGGTTGTTCTGCCGGCGGCATAACTTTTCTCCGCAAAATCCAGTGCCAATGCGGAACTTTTTTCAGCTTCCACGGCAGCGAGGTAATTTTCGTAATTGCTTTCGGCGTCGAACTGCGCTTTTTGTACGTTCTGTCTTATTTCCTGTTTTTGTTGAAGCAGAGAAGTCCTGGCTGCGTCTTCATTTATTTTGGCTTGTTCTACCTGAATTCGGGTGATCCCTTTATTGAAAATCGGAATGTTGGCACTTACGCCGGCATACTGCCCAAAATTGTCCGCATACTGTTTAAAAAAACCGTTGTTATTGGCGTTGAACGGATTAAAATAATTAGTCTGCAGCCCAGCATTTCCCGTGATGGTTGGGAAAAAAGCGGTTTTGGTGATTTCTGTTTGAGCTTCGGCCGCTTTGATGCGGTTTTCAGCCGCTTTGATTTGTGGCTGCTGCTGATACGCCGTGTTCATAATGGCGTCAGCGGCATATAAAGGAGCTTCGATATTATTCTGTAGCGGAACATCCTCGATATCAAAATCTTTATAATCGGGTAGTTGAAGAAGTTGGGCTAAAGAAAACAGACTCCTGTTCACATTAATTTCAGAGGCTTTTAAATTTTGCTTTTCGCGCGCCAGTGCTGCTTCAGCTTCAGCCAGAATTGTTTGCGGTGTTGTTCCTACTTCCGTAGTTATCTTTGCCCGTTTGTAAAGGCGTTCAGCATTATCCACAGCACTTTTATTGATGGTGACAATTTCTTTGTTTAAAAGCGCCGAGAGATATTCCTGTGCAATCTGGAGCGAGATGTTGTTCTTGATGCTTTCTACATCATATTTAGCGGCTTCCACCTCGAATTCAGTTTTACGGTACATTTTTTCGAGCCTGCCGTTGTTATAAAGCAATATATCAGCACCTACATTTGCACTGTTGGTAAAGTTGTCATTTCGCTGTGTGACGTTGATATACCGCTGTTGCCCGAAGCTGAAATTATTTGAAACGCTCCCTGAAACTGAAGGAAGTTTTTGCCTGCGTGCGATTTCCAGATTTTTGTCCTGCAGCTGCTTGTTGTAGCTGTTTGCAATCACCTGATGATTGTTCTGCACCGCATAATCCACTGCCTCCTGCAACGTCCATTTTTTCTGCGAAAAAGAAAGTATAAACGCCAAAGAAAATATACCCGCAAAAGCTCGTTTCATTGTGATAATTTATTGGATTAGACGCTTTATTCCATTTTTTGTTACAGATATCTACCGGAAGCTTATTATTTCCTTTAAGATTGCCTATGAAATATTTCATAATACGAGTTTCAATATCAAGATTATAATTTACATTTTCTTATTCCATTTTTAATAATTTTGCAGCGAAATATATAAGAGATGGGATTAATTTTGAACCCGATTGACGTTGTAGAAGACATCACACAGGAAGAGTTCGTGATAAAATATCTGAAGCCCAGAAAACCTGTGGTTATCAGGAATATGGCGCGTAAGTGGCCGGCCTACGAAAAATGGAACCTGGATTATATGAAAGAAGTCGTTGGAGATGTGGAGGTGCCATTGTATGACTCTTCGAAAGCAGACCCAGCGGCACCGATCAATGCATCTGCAGCCAAAATGAAATTTGGGGATTATATAGATTTGATTAAAGAAAAACCTACCGATCTGCGGATTTTCCTGTTCGACCCTATTGTCCACGCACCGAAGCTTTTACAGGATTATATTGCACCAAAAGAACTGATGGGAGGTTTTCTGGATAAATATCCCAATATGTTTTTTGGCGGGAAGGGTTCGGTAACCTTTCTGCATTTCGATATTGATATGGCGCATATCTTCCATACCCATTTTGGCGGAAGAAAGCACATTATGCTTTTTGATTACAAGTGGAAGGACCGCCTCTACCAAATACCGTACGCAACCTACGCTCTTGAGGATTATGACATCGAAAATCCTGATTTTGAGAAATTTCCGGCGCTTAATGGCGTAGAAGGCATTGAGTGTTTCCTGGAGCACGGTGATACGCTTTTTATGCCGACAGGATGGTGGCACTGGATGAAGTATGTAGACGGCAGTTTCTCCATTTCGCTAAGAGCCTGGGACAAATGGAAGGTTAAAGCCCATTCATTATGGAACTTAACTGTTCAGCGAAGTTTTGATAATTTTATGAAAAAGCGCTTCAAGAAAAAATATATGGAATGGAAAGAGCGTAAAGCCATTTCCAGAGCTAATGTAGCTTTAAAGAAGGGCTTGCCGAAATAAAAATGAATAACACCAAAAAAGCCGTCTCACAACTGGTGAAAACGGCTTTTTTTGCGTTTTTTTCCTCGTAATAGATAGAGGTTTTAGACGATGCGCAGCCTACATCGTTTGGCTTTGAGACATTTGATTTTATTATTAAAAATTAAAACTAAACTTGTCTTTTTCGCCCTAATCATTCAATTTTAAAACAGCCATAAATGCTGATTGCGGCACTTCAACGCGGCCGATTTGCTTCATCTTTTTCTTACCTTCTTTCTGTTTTTCAAGAAGTTTACGCTTCCGAGAGATATCACCACCATAACATTTTGCTGTTACGTCTTTCCGTAGTGCTTTGATCGTTTCCCTGGCAATGACTTTTGTTCCCAGGGCTGCCTGCACTGCTATGTCAAACTGCTGTCTTGGAATCAGCTCACGGAGTTTTTCGCACATTTTTTTACCGATGTGGTAAGCATTGCTTTCGTGGATTAATGAAGAAAGGGCATCGACCATATCGCCATTAATCAGGATATCCATTTTCACAAGTTTCGATGCGCGGAAACCTATTGGATGGTAATCAAATGAAGCGTAACCTTTGGAAATGGATTTTAAACGGTCATAAAAATCAAAGACCACTTCCGCCAAAGGCATATTGAACACCAATTCCACACGGTCTGAGGTTAAATAGGACTGGTTCACAATTTCTCCCCTTTTCTCGATACAAAGAGTCATCACCGCACCTACAAAATCAGATTTCGTGATAATGGAAGCTTTGATATAGGGCTCTTCAACCCGGTCGAGGATTGACGGATCCATCATTTCAGAGGGGTTGTTGATCAGAATTGGCGTTTCGGGTTCTTTTTTGGAGTATCCAATATACGATACGTTCGGAACGGTTGTGATGACGTTCATATCAAACTCGCGGTCCAGACGCTCCTGCACAATTTCCATGTGAAGCATTCCCAAAAATCCGCATCGGAAACCGAATCCTAAAGCTGCAGAACTTTCAGCTTCAAAAACCAGTGAAGCATCGTTCAGTCTTAATTTTTCAAGAGATGTTCTTAATTCTTCAAAATCTTCGGATTCCACAGGATAAATTCCAGCAAATACCATCGGTTTTACTTCCTCAAAACCTTCGATTGCTTTCGGTGCAGGGTTATCGGTGGAGGTGATGGTGTCGCCAACTTTTACTTCGCGGGCATCTTTAATTCCTGAAATTATATAGCCTACGTCACCACATTTAATTTCCTGTTTCGGCGCCTGTTTCAGCTTCAAAGTTCCAACTTCATCAGCATCGTACGTTTTGTCCGTCGCCATGAATTTTACTTTCTGGCCTTTTTTAATGCTGCCGTTCACCACCTTAAAATAAGCCTCAATTCCACGGAACGGATTAAATACGGAATCAAAAATCAGTGCCTGCAGGGGCCCGTTTTCATCACCTTGTGGTGCAGGAATTCGCTCTACAACCTGCTCTAAAAGATTATGAACACCTTCGCCCGTTTTCCCCGAGACACGCAGAACATCGTCTGGTGAACACCCCAAAAGATTCACAATTTCATCCGTAACCTCCTCAGGATTTGCAGAAGGCAGGTCGATTTTGTTTAAGATCGGAATGATTTCCAGGTCGTTTTCAAGCGCCAGATAAAGATTAGAAATGGTCTGTGCCTGTATACTTTGCGCAGCATCAACAATCAAGAGCGCTCCTTCGCAGGCAGCGATTGAACGGGAAACTTCATAGGAAAAATCCACGTGTCCCGGTGTATCAATGAGGTTTAGAACGTATTTCTCACCTTTATATTCATAATCCATCTGGATCGCGTGCGACTTGATTGTGATGCCACGCTCTCTTTCCAGGTCCATATCGTCCAGGGTCTGGGTCTGCAGTTCCCTTTGCGTCACCGTGTTGGTGTACTCCAGAAGCCTGTCTGCAAGCGTAGATTTACCATGGTCGATATGCGCGATTATGCAGAAATTCCTTATGTTTTTCATTTAATTTTTAAAATAGTGTGCAAATTTAAGTTTTTTTAAATGATTATATAAGTTTTGTTGGGGCTATCCTTCTGTAAATTATACAGAAATACAGAAAACTTTAATAAAATTTTAACCAAATATTAGAGGATATCAATTTTTAGAATAGCTCTAAATTTATATCTTTGTACACTTATTAATTTAGAAGAAAGAATGGGTTTATTTGATATGTTCACGCAAGAAATTGCGATTGACCTCGGGACGGCTAACACACTGATTATACATAATAACAAGATCGTAATTGACCAGCCATCAATAGTGGCAATTGAGCGTACCAGCGGTAAACCGATTGCAGTTGGGGAGCAGGCCAAACATATGCAGGGGAAAACGCATGAAGACATCCGCACAATCCGTCCGCTGAAAGACGGTGTAATTGCAGATTTCCACGCCTCTGAACACATGATCAAGGAATTCATTAAGAAAATTCCGGGAATCAAAGGAAAACTGATTCAGCCAGCACTTAGAATTGTAATCTGTATTCCATCAGGGATTACCGAAGTTGAAAAAAGAGCCGTTCGTGACTCTGCGCAGAAAGTAAACGCTAAGGAAGTAAGGTTGATTTATGAACCGATGGCAGCGGCAATAGGTGTTGGGATCGACGTGCAAAAGCCTGAAGGTAACATGATTATCGACATAGGCGGCGGTACGACAGAAATTGCAGTAGTCGCGCTTGGCGGAATTGTTTGCGATAAATCTGTAAAAATCGCGGGCGACGTTTTCACCAGTGATATTGCTTATTATTTAAGAACACACCACAACCTGTACATCGGTGAAAGAACTGCGGAAAGAGTAAAAATTGAAGTTGGTTCAGCGGTTGAAGAACTTGATGTAGACATCGAAGATATCCCGGTTCAGGGACGAGATCTGATCACAGGGAAGCCAAAAGAAATCATGGTGGGTTACAAGGAAATCGCAAGAGCTCTTGATAAATCGATCATCAGAATTGAAGATGCGGTGATGGAGACGCTTTCGCTTACACCTCCGGAACTTGCTGCAGATATCTATAAAACAGGAATTTACCTTGCCGGCGGCGGAGCGCTTTTAAGAGGTTTGGCAGACAGGCTTCACAAAAAGACAGGTTTGCCGGTTTTCGTAGCGGAAGATCCTTTGCGTGCGGTAGTTCGTGGGACAGGTATCGCTCTGAAAAACATGGATAAATTCAATTTCCTGATTAGATAATTTAAAATTTTCACGGCTTTTTTTGGATGGGGTTTTTGTTGAGATTATTTTCGAAGAACGGATTGTTCGTCTTCTTTATATTCTTGCAAATCTTTGCTCTTGTATTGATTTTCAGCAGAAACTCTATGCAGCAGAGTTGGATTGCAGGACAGACAGCGGCATTCAACTCCACTGTTTCGGGATATATTGATGAAGGTACTTCTTACCTCAAACTGAAACAGACCAATGAGCAGCTGGTTGCTCAAAACAAGCAGCTGATGGAGCAGCTCTACGGAAAACAGCAGGGGAATTATCCGGTT
The sequence above is a segment of the Chryseobacterium taklimakanense genome. Coding sequences within it:
- a CDS encoding group III truncated hemoglobin; protein product: MKKLETREDIELLVNTFYQKVQKDETIGFFFNDVAKVNWNEHLSKMYKFWETLLFGQISYKGNPMAAHFPINEMVAMEKYHFEHWLKLWTETVEELFTGVKADMAVYKANNISQLMAYKMEMARRLS
- a CDS encoding cupin-like domain-containing protein produces the protein MGLILNPIDVVEDITQEEFVIKYLKPRKPVVIRNMARKWPAYEKWNLDYMKEVVGDVEVPLYDSSKADPAAPINASAAKMKFGDYIDLIKEKPTDLRIFLFDPIVHAPKLLQDYIAPKELMGGFLDKYPNMFFGGKGSVTFLHFDIDMAHIFHTHFGGRKHIMLFDYKWKDRLYQIPYATYALEDYDIENPDFEKFPALNGVEGIECFLEHGDTLFMPTGWWHWMKYVDGSFSISLRAWDKWKVKAHSLWNLTVQRSFDNFMKKRFKKKYMEWKERKAISRANVALKKGLPK
- a CDS encoding DUF6483 family protein, whose protein sequence is MIHDKDYIIRIVKQFSEMIANMLLGKNEGTLEEQQMVFETQMKDVFKMGFEELSEMSINEISSWVNAKDEPHHTAYYELLGHLFYYKFKDEGKRDFADKARTFYELWLQKSQIFSLPVMGRINELK
- the lepA gene encoding translation elongation factor 4, producing the protein MKNIRNFCIIAHIDHGKSTLADRLLEYTNTVTQRELQTQTLDDMDLERERGITIKSHAIQMDYEYKGEKYVLNLIDTPGHVDFSYEVSRSIAACEGALLIVDAAQSIQAQTISNLYLALENDLEIIPILNKIDLPSANPEEVTDEIVNLLGCSPDDVLRVSGKTGEGVHNLLEQVVERIPAPQGDENGPLQALIFDSVFNPFRGIEAYFKVVNGSIKKGQKVKFMATDKTYDADEVGTLKLKQAPKQEIKCGDVGYIISGIKDAREVKVGDTITSTDNPAPKAIEGFEEVKPMVFAGIYPVESEDFEELRTSLEKLRLNDASLVFEAESSAALGFGFRCGFLGMLHMEIVQERLDREFDMNVITTVPNVSYIGYSKKEPETPILINNPSEMMDPSILDRVEEPYIKASIITKSDFVGAVMTLCIEKRGEIVNQSYLTSDRVELVFNMPLAEVVFDFYDRLKSISKGYASFDYHPIGFRASKLVKMDILINGDMVDALSSLIHESNAYHIGKKMCEKLRELIPRQQFDIAVQAALGTKVIARETIKALRKDVTAKCYGGDISRKRKLLEKQKEGKKKMKQIGRVEVPQSAFMAVLKLND
- a CDS encoding TolC family protein produces the protein MKRAFAGIFSLAFILSFSQKKWTLQEAVDYAVQNNHQVIANSYNKQLQDKNLEIARRQKLPSVSGSVSNNFSFGQQRYINVTQRNDNFTNSANVGADILLYNNGRLEKMYRKTEFEVEAAKYDVESIKNNISLQIAQEYLSALLNKEIVTINKSAVDNAERLYKRAKITTEVGTTPQTILAEAEAALAREKQNLKASEINVNRSLFSLAQLLQLPDYKDFDIEDVPLQNNIEAPLYAADAIMNTAYQQQPQIKAAENRIKAAEAQTEITKTAFFPTITGNAGLQTNYFNPFNANNNGFFKQYADNFGQYAGVSANIPIFNKGITRIQVEQAKINEDAARTSLLQQKQEIRQNVQKAQFDAESNYENYLAAVEAEKSSALALDFAEKSYAAGRTTIYDLNAARNNHASAKGAVAQAKYNYLFSLKLLNFYAGIPLSL
- a CDS encoding SprT-like domain-containing protein yields the protein MSIETLKKYLPENTLPFLKNWFGPYFIHIKITRERNSKLGDYRKLRDNSHEITINSTLEPQLFFFVLTHELAHMLSFEKFGHRIAPHGSEWKQTFRNMLVESISIYHQDLQKIILEFAKSPKANFMASPDLVRYFRLKDNAGGHVFVEELEPHNEFIYNKQRYILIEKLKKNYLCRNLDNGKTYSFRGLASVQKLNP
- a CDS encoding nucleoside recognition domain-containing protein, with translation MVLSRIWSAFIIVAIVVASIKYLFSPNYKDIYNDMVVGKGGDTVQIATRPMAELSPQIQQNLLKKADYTESHISYKTDSLKQNVQVYRVSAADGVIGTSETAVKICLGLIGIMTLFMGFMSIAEKAGGINLLSRLIQPFFSKLFPEIPKNHPSFGHMMLNFSANLLGLDNAATPFGLKAMESLQTLNPSKDTASNAQIMFLALHASGLTLIPVSIIAIRASMGAENPTDIFLPCLIATFAATMAAMIIVSIKQKINLFQPVVLAYVGGISAVIAALVVFLLKLNQSELAEFSKVLSNGIILLIFFAIVLGGVYKKIDVFDSFIEGAKEGFWTSVKIIPYLVGMLIAISLLRTSGVFEVIIDGMKWIADVAGADTRFVDGLPTALIKPLSGSGARGMMVDTMTTFGPDSFPSRLAGVLQGSSDTTFYVIAVYFGAVAIKNTRYTVGAMLLADLVGIITAITLAYLFFG
- a CDS encoding elongation factor G gives rise to the protein MSATTKDLRNVVLLGHSDSGKTTLIETMLYEGGAIRRRGSVEGQNMVGDFTDIEHEKGKTIFSHQMFVNWKNNKINIIDTPGFDDFVGEVVSSLKVADTALIVLNAAAGVEVGTELVWEYVEKYKTPAIFVINQMDHPKADFETTLTQAKERFGSKLVPVQYPLNSGEGFNKIVDALRMVMYEFPKDGGKPEKKPIPESEMARANEMHNALVEIAAENEEGLMEKYFEEGHLSEEELAKGITIALAHQQFFPVFVASGLKDMGSGRIMGFIDDIAPSPMDRPKRVMEDGSEVAYDPNDKTTIFIYKTTSEPQVGLLSYFKVLSGTLKPGDELINADNGEIERISQLFVAEGKDRTPVNQLEAGDLGVTVKLKSAHTNNTLNARGLNRKVRPMEFPESRVRKAVSAESSAETEKLFAALNKIKEEDPTLKVDIDHDTHEAILGGQGQLHIDLVKQRLEKEFGVKMQMKNPKVSYRETITGKADADYRHKKQSGGAGQFGEIHMRVENFYEGMEDPQDFNIRQKEIEDLPWGGKLAFYWCIVGGAIDSRYIGAIKKGIMSQMKNGSLTGSPCQNIRVSVYDGKMHSVDSNDISFQLAASGAFKEAFQNAKPQLLEPMYHVEILCPNDATGDVMGDLQARRAVISGMDSEGHYQKIIAEVPLAEMDDYGSTLRQITGGKAKFSMSFSDYKLVPPNVQQDLVKKYTAERVDS
- a CDS encoding mannose-1-phosphate guanylyltransferase, with translation MPTSNNYCVIMAGGIGSRFWPMSTMKFPKQFQDILGTGRTMIQQTYDRVSQLIPRENIFVITNKEYVGLCALQLPEIPEENIVGEPMMKNTSACNLYMANKIAQINPEAKLVVLPADHLILKEQKFIAKIELAFKLVSENDYLVTLGIKPTRPDTGYGYIQYLSNDTDEVFKVKTFTEKPSLEIAKTFIESGDFLWNAGIFVWSCKSILSAFDKYLPEMVQQFNYCEYNSNAEGDCIDMIYPKVAKISIDNGILEKAKNVYVIPADLGWSDLGTWTSVYQNAEKDDSNNSLNSKNVLMYNSKGNILRLKNKNKAAVIDGLKNYIIVDTDKALLICPRDNDQLIKDYVLDLKNFKKGERFM